A single genomic interval of Pochonia chlamydosporia 170 chromosome 7, whole genome shotgun sequence harbors:
- a CDS encoding RAD52 DNA repair protein RADC (similar to Cordyceps militaris CM01 XP_006673580.1), with protein sequence MPAPGDQHTSWANPFEEAKPRVSDWTAKEIATIASKLDKQLGPEYISSRSGPGGSRVHYLTAEKVIGLANEVFGFNGWSSSIQNIQVDFADENPQTQRVSIGLSVIVRVTLRDGTYHEDIGYGSIENAKGKAMAFEKAKKEGTTDGLKRALRSFGNVLGNCIYDTDYVKQVTKVKAQPVKKFDQDNLHRHSDFVKKDATMTGAAVATKSAMGPTSLKVEPTESFEDFLGELDEADFCVPGEGHPDEIVLDLPAPVQAQAQQPKPPSNEPGNAQAQGSRRPMTRAVSGGSGPKAPQTPNAGGNMQPSASRDSPQMNNMPAPLMPPPGGETAMFFSARSVGRTAEGKEPGMASSQAFNPKADSPSIRKTPGIDHTSSKPVSRSGQHVAPVSSQSGASSSNATGFTPVRPGGPATRGNLVNPSLDQARRIGAPSGPGSPLANRGSYKPPTMKRPLPGEAGSTRAPLVDLPANTAAQGNVANVTTASGDGLDAKRQKTG encoded by the exons ATGCCTGC TCCAGGCGACCAACACACCTCATGGGCAAACCCGTTCGAGGAGGCTAAACCGCGAGTTTCGGACTGGACAGCAAAAGAAATCGCCACGATCGCCTCGAAGCTTGACAAACAACTTGGGCCAGAATACATTTCTTCACGATCAGGCCCTGGCGGCTCACGCGTGCACTACCTCACTGCCGAGAAAGTCATTGGCTTAGCCAACGAGGTCTTCGGGTTCAACGGGTGGTCGTCCTCGATACAAAACATTCAagtcgactttgccgacgaGAACCCTCAAACCCAGCGTGTTAGTATTGGCTTGTCTGTGATTGTTCGCGTCACGTTGCGTGATGGCACCTACCATGAAGACATCGGATACGGCTCCATAGAGAATGCCAAGGGGAAGGCAATGGCTTttgaaaaggccaagaaagAAGGTACAACCGACGGACTGAAAAGGGCGCTCCGAAGTTTTGGCAATGTTCTTGGCAACTGCATCTACGATACGGACTATGTGAAACAAGTCACCAAGGTCAAAGCACAGCCTGTCAAAAAGTTTGACCAGGACAACCTCCACAGACATTCGGATTTTgtgaagaaggatgccaCTATGACTGGGGCGGCTGTGGCTACCAAGAGCGCAATGGGACCAACTTCGCTCAAGGTGGAACCTACAGAGTCATTTGAAGACTTCCTCGGTG AACTCGACGAGGCCGACTTCTGTGTTCCAGGAGAAGGCCACCCTGACGAAATCGTTCTCGATCTGCCTGCCCCAGTGcaggcacaagcacaacaacCAAAGCCGCCGTCCAACGAGCCCGGCAATGCGCAAGCACAAGGATCGCGACGTCCAATGACAAGAGCAGTTTCAGGAGGTTCCGGACCAAAGGCACCGCAGACACCAAATGCAGGTGGAAATATGCAGCCAAGCGCCAGTAGAGATTCGCCGCAGATGAACAATATGCCTGCACCCCTGATGCCCCCTCCAGGAGGAGAAACAGCCATGTTCTTCTCAGCCAGATCAGTTGGTCGTACCGCTGAGGGCAAGGAACCAGGCATGGCCAGCTCTCAGGCCTTCAATCCTAAAGCTGACAGCCCATCGATCAGGAAAACGCCAGGTATTGATCACACATCGTCGAAACCGGTGTCGAGAAGTGGGCAACATGTCGCACCAGTGAGCAGTCAGTCGGGtgcgtcgtcgtcaaacGCTACTGGATTTACCCCAGTTCGACCAGGAgggccagcaacaagaggCAATCTGGTCAACCCGTCTCTTGACCAAGCACGAAGGATTGGAGCACCCAGCGGCCCGGGTAGTCCTCTTGCCAATAGAGGAAGTTACAAGCCGCCCACGATGAAAAGACCCCTACCTGGGGAGGCAGGGTCGACGAGAGCCCCGCTGGTTGATCTACCGGCTAATACTGCCGCTCAAGGAAATGTGGCCAATGTGACAACTGCGTCTGGGGACGGACTCGATGCGAAAAGGCAGAAGACGGGTTAA
- a CDS encoding zinc finger domain-containing protein (similar to Metarhizium robertsii ARSEF 23 XP_007819031.1): protein MASSSATPNNHSGSFSTRAARTTHQEPEPVVSSSYENPQQPVQDFNFNSDHHRTPHLLLAAPVALDRFQSQFASGFTRAVNVDRGASADVTTDCTTRNQSPLRAYLSPGYSSVHSPSMASDGMYEHSQDSNRAWLMTPTRDIEGNTPNCTATPAPSRRAGDSSEALLPGFDSSTSETTTTSWLSHPSSTQQPGQINYHSTGDQSINSMATMPPQQSQGVPLHYHLSNFPEHPTPNLLFGNTTNFAESPVPNEAPSFDNHSFDGPAARFRESHANMYTINSGTDGHLVTGTVVATALGQPHDPDRKPMQCKSCKFIIADAAEEKMHDLQCERIPCLFQFAGCRSRCKGKNEWKRHIRTQHLLEEAFVCPSCESKVFNRKDLFKQHYIRMHCTKEEAEALRKRQCSTVFQKKLEELQLQAVRADQPAHPRADHCFMMGCQTTFAEEDSWGKCLEHVAKHQEAVMRGKEEIRDFQFTEEQLRYFQDVGALARKPDGEWVLGRQSDGERARTNKKKNPKPQTDARPGRSAVSKSQRYRQR, encoded by the coding sequence ATGGCCTCCTCTTCTGCCACTCCTAATAACCATTCAGGCTCTTTCTCGACGCGGGCTGCCAGGACTACTCATCAGGAGCCCGAGCCGGTCGTATCTTCTTCGTACGAAAATCCCCAGCAACCGGTACAGGATTTCAATTTCAACTCGGATCACCATAGGACACCACATCTACTTCTAGCAGCGCCGGTGGCCCTCGATAGATTCCAATCTCAGTTTGCCAGTGGCTTCACCAGAGCGGTTAATGTCGACCGTGGGGCAAGTGCCGACGTCACGACAGACTGTACAACCCGCAACCAGTCACCATTGCGTGCGTATCTTTCCCCGGGGTACTCGAGTGTGCATAGTCCATCCATGGCAAGTGATGGCATGTATGAGCACTCCCAAGACTCGAACAGGGCTTGGCTGATGACACCAACAAGAGACATCGAAGGAAACACTCCCAACTGCACTGCAACTCCGGCACCTTCGAGAAGGGCCGGAGATAGTAGCGAGGCATTGCTTCCTGGCTTCGACTCTTCAACCTCCGAAACTACGACAACGAGTTGGTTATCGCATCCATCAAGTACACAACAGCCGGGGCAGATAAACTATCACTCCACGGGAGACCagtccatcaacagcatggCAACCATGCCGCCACAGCAGTCCCAGGGCGTCCCATTGCATTACCATCTCTCCAACTTCCCAGAGCACCCTACTCCAAACTTGCTATTTGGAAACACGACCAATTTCGCGGAAAGCCCCGTACCGAACGAAGCTCCCTCATTTGACAATCATAGTTTCGATGGCCCTGCAGCTCGGTTCCGCGAGTCTCATGCCAACATGTACACCATCAACAGCGGCACAGACGGACATTTGGTAACAGGTACCGTTGTCGCTACGGCCCTTGGACAACCCCATGACCCCGATAGAAAGCCTATGCAGTGCAAGTCTTGCAAATTTATCAttgcagatgcagcagaGGAGAAGATGCATGACCTGCAATGTGAGCGGATTCCTTGTTTGTTCCAATTTGCCGGATGTAGATCCAGGTGCAAAGGGAAGAACGAATGGAAACGACACATCAGAACACAGCACTTGCTAGAAGAAGCATTTGTGTGTCCATCGTGCGAGTCCAAGGTGTTCAACCGCAAAGATCTCTTCAAGCAGCATTACATCCGGATGCACTGCACCAAAGAGGAGGCCGAAGCACTGAGGAAGAGGCAGTGTTCCACGGTGTTCCAAAAGAAACTTGAAGAGTTGCAGTTGCAAGCCGTTCGTGCAGATCAACCTGCACACCCAAGGGCAGACCATTGCTTCATGATGGGCTGCCAAACCACGTTCGCCGAGGAAGACTCCTGGGGAAAATGTTTGGAACACGTCGCCAAACATCAGGAGGCTGTAATGAGAGGCAAGGAAGAGATACGCGATTTCCAATTCACAGAGGAGCAACTACGTTACTTTCAGGATGTTGGGGCTCTGGCTCGCAAACCAGACGGCGAATGGGTTCTTGGTCGGCAGTCTGACGGAGAGAGGGCTCGGacaaacaagaagaagaatccGAAACCACAAACTGACGCCCGGCCAGGAAGGTCTGCGGTTTCAAAATCTCAGCGTTACCGGCAACGGTAG
- a CDS encoding nuclear envelope protein Cut8 (similar to Metarhizium acridum CQMa 102 XP_007810660.1): protein MNVLLSSQPPVFPHHHENPRLSPQRSASPLLSMANRKRKADDDGDETMSPLSSPAISARPLARPSKKVRSNELTGRPLALPRLLETLDASQLRMVLERICDHHPDIGQEVVSGAPRPSVSSSLNVLRDYHNKLKEAVPYGESSPEYTYYRVKEPLVALIDALSDFTPQYLPPTETQPTTSLQFLDGATKLIHELPDWEPQAYRHHKETAYDDISRAWALVITEAGKRGGGFNLHTGRWDQTLAQHNEQSGGRLGTAMSAMANSVGWMGPGANAQGNSSEQHSILNQLMSGAYGSPVRVGPW, encoded by the exons atgaaCGTTTTGTTGTCGTCGCAACCGCCAGTCTTCCCTCACCATCACGAAAACCCTCGCTTGTCCCCTCAACGCTCTG CTTCACCACTGCTCAGCATGGCAAATCGGAAGCGAAAAGCTGACGATGACGGGGATGAGACCATGTCCCCATTGAGCTCGCCTGCCATCTCTGCCAGACCACTTGCCCGCCCGTCGAAAAAGGTCAGATCCAACGAGCTCACTGGTCGACCCCTTGCGCTTCCCCGACTCCTTGAGACTCTCGATGCCAGCCAGCTGAGGATGGTGCTGGAAAGGATATGCGATCACCATCCGGATATTGGCCAGGAAGTTGTCTCTGGAGCTCCTCGACCTTCGGTGTCTTCTTCCCTAAACGTTTTGCGGGACTATCACAACAAGCTAAAGGAAGCCGTACCCTATGGTGAATCCAGTCCCGAGTATACCTATTACCGAGTCAAGGAACCCTTGGTGGCCCTCATAGATGCCCTGTCCGATTTTACACCTCAATATCTCCCGCCTACCGAGACACAACCGACTACATCGCTACAATTTCTTGACGGTGCCACGAAGCTTATCCACGAACTTCCCGACTGGGAACCCCAGGCCTATCGCCACCACAAGGAGACGGCATACGATGACATTTCTCGAGCCTGGGCTTTGGTCATCACTGAGGCCGGCAAACGAGGCGGCGGATTCAACTTGCATACCGGCCGATGGGACCAGACCCTGGCTCAGCACAATGAACAATCAGGGGGGCGCCTCGGCACCGCCATGTCCGCTATGGCCAACAGTGTAGGTTGGATGGGCCCTGGAGCGAACGCACAAGGAAACTCGTCGGAACAACATTCAATTTTGAATCAACTCATGTCCGGTGCTTATGGATCTCCTGTGCGGGTTGGACCCTggtga
- a CDS encoding TPR domain-containing protein (similar to Cordyceps militaris CM01 XP_006673583.1): protein MSVAAIASFRPLQGSCLRRATTGVLSVHVKSRTASLSFRAVVTLPPYQTRCQSTSSEDKNAAPKQDKPVKPQISFGRFVKGALGASLRNLTVAVSPRGIRSAYKDSPGLTSMNLILLAFTLVVSVIAIRSFILNFYNSEFSRYPEPVANTLRRAIYYTNYKPDPEMALKYYKKAMEQVKEVGLDPFSDEVLGIRIQVSFWLQKINNYKRAIDVLESVLQDCKKWVDVMDQSVADGKVDKNGRYVTESAETKSTTTEKMAATPSKVNTTMAAEKKDGQANAEPEPPAETLFRKRQRILAKAVSTAVKLGEMYADEHVLQPDESQQHLVWAVETTLNEFRRLKVDGAKPGEQAWLSPTELGGMMESLGRDYERRSQFHLAVPLFFQALKLCDSPCHRAIIMNNLSACFAQHPIFTPGMANVSEAIQQISDQAAPPQTRKECLEAGLNWAENAYVHGKDVQGDDRTAECDEACAVALCNWGDVAAMLGKRELARQKYKQCIEMSQKMEFADGVRQAQEGLAKLTSTLESKL, encoded by the exons ATGTCTGTCGCGGCAATTGCCTCATTTAGACCTTTGCAGGGCAGCTGTCTCCGCCGTGCGACAACGGGAGTATTGTCAGTACATGTGAAATCACGGACGGCGAGCTTGAGCTTTCGAGCTGTTGTCACCCTGCCGCCGTATCAGACGAGGTGTCAATCGACCTCCTCAGAGGACAAGAATGCGGCGCCAAAACAAGACAAGCCGGTGAAGCCGCAGATTTCGTTTGGGCGGTTTGTTAAAGGCGCGCTGGGAGCCAGTCTACGCAATTTGACCGTCGCTGTGAGCCCACGCGGCATTCGAAGTGCATACAAAGATTCCCCTGGTTTAACCAGCATGAATCTCATTTT GCTCGCCTTCACACTCGTCGTATCCGTCATCGCCATTCGctccttcatcctcaacttTTATAATTCCGAATTCAGTCGATACCCTGAGCCTGTCGCAAATACTCTACGGCGAGCCATCTACTATACAAACTACAAGCCTGATCCAGAAATGGCGTTGAAATACTACAAAAAGGCCATGGAGCAGGTTAAAGAAGTCGGGCTGGACCCCTTCTCAGACGAAGTGCTCGGCATTCGCATTCAGGTGTCCTTTTGGCTGCAGAAAATCAATAACTACAAGAGAGCTATTGATGTGCTGGAATCTGTGTTGCAGGATTGCAAGAAATGGGTTGATGTTATGGACCAATCTGTTGCGGATGGAAAGGTGGATAAAAACGGCCGATACGTTACGGAATCGGCAGAAACCAAGTCAACCACCACAGAAAAGATGGCTGCAACTCCCTCCAAGGTCAACACAACCATGGCcgcagagaagaaggacggcCAAGCCAACGCCGAACCGGAACCCCCGGCCGAGACGCTCTTCAGAAAGAGACAACGGATACTAGCAAAAGCCGTGAGCACAGCAGTAAAACTTGGGGAGATGTACGCCGACGAGCACGTACTGCAGCCTGATGAATCGCAGCAACACCTCGTATGGGCGGTTGAAACGACCCTCAACGAATTCAGACGCCTCAAGGTCGATGGCGCTAAACCCGGCGAGCAAGCATGGCTATCTCCCACCGAACTAGGCGGCATGATGGAATCCCTAGGTCGCGACTACGAGCGCCGATCACAGTTTCATCTCGCTGTTCCATTGTTCTTCCAAGCCCTCAAGCTCTGCGACAGTCCGTGCCACCgagccatcatcatgaaCAACCTCTCCGCATGCTTTGCccagcatcccatcttcaCTCCTGGCATGGCGAACGTCTCGGAAGCCATTCAGCAAATTTCCGATCAGGCTGCGCCGCCACAAACACGAAAGGAGTGCCTCGAGGCGGGACTGAACTGGGCGGAGAATGCGTATGTGCACGGCAAGGATGTCCAGGGCGATGATAGGACGGCCGAGTGCGACGAGGCATGTGCCGTGGCCTTGTGCAACTGGGGTGACGTGGCTGCCATGCTGGGCAAGCGGGAGCTCGCACGGCAGAAATACAAGCAGTGCATCGAGATGAGCCAGAAGATGGAGTTTGCGGATGGTGTCAGACAGGCGCAAGAGGGTTTGGCCAAACTAACATCTACGCTGGAGAGCAAACTGTAA
- a CDS encoding ATP-dependent Zn protease (similar to Neurospora crassa OR74A XP_961864.2), which translates to MEHQSHAIAAGICGSLSSSQTPSSSSKPKSSHSNNTTSQYFKHFSGQTASTNTILAASLKKQYPNLKLSVLSGGIDLLGFAASGHAKCTPLDDDAANTSLPSSVTVDYYYPPARRIGGGNGVVAQNIQFGKFLYEWNRDDYIVYIAHGLDGDSGLNSYTFTYVLSSEERKSDALVIAAGKWTSTLHEEIWVFDGGYWSKNAALYQSVMKASWDAVILDAKMKKDLINDHLYFFQSRDTYQRLKVPWKRGIIYYGPPGNGKTISIKAMMHTLYEMEPEIPTLYVRSLSSFMGPEYSIKSIFAQARQFAPCYLVFEDLDSLVSDSVRSYFLNEVDGLKDNDGIFMIGSTNHLERLDPGISKRPSRFDRKYLFPNPNLHERIAYCHFWQSKLKDNKEIIFPDKLCDAIAGITDKFSFAYIQEAFVAALLAIARDEKPEGIVTAMDVLTIDAADDWVEVVDGSGGEDPELEKLVLWVEIRKQVKILREGLNQGDGEGESEAVDVDL; encoded by the exons ATGGAACACCAATCCCACGCCATCGCCGCCGGAATTTGTGGCAGTCTATCCTCATCCCAAACACCCTCCAGctcatccaagccaaagtccTCacacagcaacaacaccacaagcCAATACTTCAAACACTTCTCCGGCCAAACCGCCAGCACAAAcaccatcctcgccgcctccctcAAGAAACAGTACCCCAACCTCAAACTATCCGTCCTCTCCGGCGGCATCGACCTCCTCGGCTTCGCGGCCAGCGGACACGCCAAATGCACGCccctcgacgacgacgccgcCAACACTTCGCTCCCGTCCTCCGTCACCGTCGACTACTACTACCCGCCTGCGCGGAGGATaggcggcggcaacggcgTCGTCGCGCAGAACATCCAGTTCGGCAAGTTTCTGTACGAGTGGAACCGCGACGACTACATCGTGTACATTGCGCACGGGCTGGACGGCGACTCTGGCCTCAACAGCTACACCTTTACGTATGTCCTGTCGAGCGAAGAGCGCAAGTCGGACGCGCTCGTCATCGCCGCGGGGAAGTGGACTAGTACTCTGCACGAGGAGATTTGGGTCTTTGACGGCGGGTACTGGTCGAAGAATGCGGCGCTGTACCAGAGCGTCATGAAGGCGTCGTGGGATGCGGTCATTTTGGAcgccaagatgaagaaggactTGATTAATGACCACTTGTATTTTTTCCAGTCGAGGGATACGTATCAGCGGCTGAAGGTGCCGTGGAAGAGGGGCATTATCTACTACGGTCCTCCGGGGAATGGGAAGACGATATCGATCAAGGCTATGATGCATACGCTGTATGAGATGGAGCCTGAGATTCCTACTCTATACGTGAGGTCTCTCTCTTCG TTCATGGGTCCCGAATACTCCATCAAGTCAATCTTTGCGCAAGCACGCCAATTCGCACCATGTTATCTCGTCTTTGAAGACCTCGACTCCCTTGTATCCGATTCCGTGAGGAGTTACTTCCTCAACGAAGTAGACGGCCTCAAGGACAATGACGGCATCTTCATGATTGGCAGCACAAACCACCTGGAGCGTCTCGACCCAGGCATCTCT AAACGCCCCTCCCGCTTCGACCGGAAATACCTGTTCCCAAACCCGAACCTCCATGAACGCATCGCCTACTGCCACTTCTGGCAGtccaagctcaaggacaaTAAGGAGATCATCTTCCCGGACAAGTTGTGTGACGCTATTGCCGGCATCACGGACAAGTTCAGCTTTGCGTATATACAGGAGGCGTTTGTGGCGGCTTTGCTGGCCATTGCGAGGGACGAGAAGCCAGAGGGGATTGTGACGGCGATGGATGTGCTGACGATTGATGCGGCGGATGACTGGGTGGAGGTTGTGGATGGTTCGGGTGGTGAGGACCCcgagcttgagaagctggtgCTTTGGGTTGAGATTCGGAAGCAGGTTAAGATTTTGAGGGAGGGATTGAATCAGGGTGATGGGGAGGGTGAGTCGGAGGCGGTGGATGTGGATTTGTag
- a CDS encoding basic-leucine zipper (bZIP) transcription factor (similar to Metarhizium robertsii ARSEF 23 XP_007819027.1), translating into MNPTSSAEESQSQTTSSIPAPWLDFLNSMPLPHSQIPSTSQTYAYTPQPTFPNVSEPSYTSPTSTASEPSVPSQPQPQDQKPPRKRENRYRNAPPSVLSRRRAQNRASQRAYRERKEQRIKDLEQLLQEANQREENLTQAYLSLQAEYQRLRAEPHDSSMGSASAVGSEVPAEYDSSLMQQGNMMGGFDFSPNMYQYDDSDPHNQQR; encoded by the exons ATGAATCCCACATCCTCTGCAGAAGAGTCTCAATCCCAAACTACATCATCCATTCCCGCCCCATGGCTAGACTTTCTCAACTCCATGCCCCTTCCTCACTCACAAATCCCATCCACCTCCCAAACATACGCATACACGCCA CAACCTACGTTCCCAAACGTATCCGAACCCTCATACACCAGCCCAaccagcaccgccagcgAACCATCCGTCCCATCACAACCCCAACCGCAAGACCAAAAACCGCCTCGAAAAAGGGAGAATCGATACCGCAATGCTCCACCCAGTGTTCTCTCC cgacgacgagcgcagaaCCGCGCATCGCAGCGAGCGTACCGTGAGCGCAAGGAGCAGCGCATAAAGGACCTGgagcagcttctgcaggaGGCGAACCAGCGGGAAGAGAATCTCACGCAGGCATATCTGTCGTTGCAGGCTGAGTATCAGAGACTGCGGGCGGAACCGCACGACTCCAGCATGGGGAGTGCATCCGCCGTGGGCAGTGAGGTGCCGGCTGAGTATGATTCATCGCTGATGCAGCAGGGTAATATGATGGGTGGCTTTGATTTTTCGCCAAATATGTACCAGTATGATGACAGTGATCCTCACAACCAGCAGCGTTAG
- a CDS encoding C2H2 type zinc finger domain-containing protein (similar to Metarhizium acridum CQMa 102 XP_007810666.1) yields the protein MQSGFRDSLTSSESFQKLSKFINDRTQQFNTDMMGQGRLVPTVRHNIRTEYGIQKYVADEADDPFIPSGIITGPSKAQSQQQHAFYSGGLHHSVPIYANHDDSGYGGSRIALTVTSPSINAGQEGSKIESNATSLQCPECPDFKAKNKSELRKHVNRHTKPHKCDFAKCHKKGFATANDLERHKRTVHRDECRSGSSSVVYKCSHCADQPGKQNKRKKQEWPRKDNFIAHLARIHNRHPSHADNLDQYIVRSQPPPDTLTDIVRENNREAARGNDLTGVGTIPDFINPGTVGNYAKQIPNLQGDETAALAEQRLMKILQNNFSHLGNNMFESQGESQFINPDALRQHGMSDRLLDASLESAHSQPMEFSFVDSQSAMNTTSQNHPIAGNMQYQGISTNFGGIDEIGMENEDTDTWISHSLEHSNAVEENITERTEPPVPSSHSDHTANNTVIGELLKKLLPTPVDSSASLIDQVKKLRAGERGALLAALRASGPDDDDASTVDGDSPSKGQTACRKCGKSFRRPCELTKHMKRHSKPYGCTWRGCFKTFGSKNDWKRHESKQHYHLETWKCDLDRCQKRRWNRRETFKQHLSKDHNLFNTEDLERKLEQCRHGTHCDPNFWCGFCVKYIDVDTADGYSPWAKRFDHIDDHFCGRDGMEPKSIEEWRHSNAEIPQHTQDGSSTGGLPGIVQGFGPNTNGSLKRKADLISFEPQPLGKRQNNSIGMSEMWDCCGCYMSMNIRTSPSCINCNHVRCSYCGLSRHFPKDEGDLPDHDEFNATRGFSGQSLTVRAT from the exons ATGCAATCTGGCTTTCGAGACTCACTCACTTCGAGCGAAAGCTTCCAGAAACTCTCAAAATTCATTAATGATAGAACCCAACAATTTAACACAGATATGATGGGCCAAGGCCGCTTGGTCCCGACTGTCAGGCACAACATCAGGACAGAGTACGGGATCCAGAAGTATGTGGCTGATGAGGCGGATGACCCTTTTATCCCATCAGGGATCATCACAGGTCCCTCAAAAGCACAgtctcagcagcaacatgcATTCTATTCTGGCGGTCTACACCATTCCGTTCCCATTTATGCGAATCACGATGACTCCGGATATGGAGGGAGTCGTATAGCTCTTACGGTTACCAGCCCATCCATCAACGCCGGACAAGAGGGCAGTAAAATAGAAAGCAATGCGACTTCCTTACAATGTCCTGAATGTCCTGACTTCAAAGCAAAAAACAAGTCAGAATTAAG AAAGCACGTTAATCGCCACACAAAACCCCACAAATGTGACTTCGCAAAGTGTCACAAGAAAGGATTTGCTACAGCGAATGACCTTGAAAGACACAAACGAACTGTTCATCGAGACGAGTGCCGCAGTGGGAGCAGCTCTGTTGTCTACAAATGCTCCCATTGCGCAGACCAACCCGGCAAACAGAACAAGCGGAAGAAGCAAGAATGGCCCAGAAAAGACAATTTTATTGCACATCTGGCAAGAATACACAACCGCCACCCCAGCCATGCCGATAATCTTGATCAATACATTGTTCGCAGTCAGCCACCACCTGACACTTTGACTGACATTGTACGGGAGAATAACAGAGAGGCGGCTCGAGGAAACGACCTGACCGGGGTGGGGACTATCCCGGATTTCATAAATCCCGGGACAGTGGGCAACTATGCGAAGCAAATTCCCAATTTGCAAGGAGACGAAACTGCTGCTCTAGCTGAACAGCGCCTGATGAAAATTTTGCAGAACAACTTTAGTCATCTGGGGAACAACATGTTTGAGTCTCAAGGAGAGTCTCAGTTCATCAACCCAGATGCCTTGCGCCAACATGGCATGAGTGACAGACTACTTGACGCTTCACTGGAGTCTGCTCACAGTCAGCCTATGGAATTCAGTTTCGTCGACTCCCAAAGTGCGATGAATACCACATCACAGAATCATCCCATCGCTGGAAACATGCAATATCAGGGAATATCAACAAATTTTGGTGGCATTGATGAAATCGGAATGGAAAATGAAGACACCGATACATGGATATCTCATTCTTTAGAGCACTCGAATGCCGTGGAAGAAAATATCACAGAACGTACTGAGCCTCCGGTTCCCTCCTCGCATTCTGATCATACCGCAAATAACACTGTCATTGGGGAATTActcaagaagctgcttcCCACGCCAGTAGACTCTTCAGCCAGCCTAATTGACCAGGTTAAGAAGTTGCGCGCCGGGGAGCGAGGCGCTCTTTTAGCCGCTCTCCGGGCCTCTGGaccagatgatgacgacgcGAGCACGGTTGACGGTGATTCACCATCAAAAGGACAAACTGCTTGCCGCAAGTGTGGTAAAAGCTTCAGGAGACCTTGCGAACTAAC AAAGCACATGAAGAGACATTCTAAGCCTTACGGATGCACGTGGAGAGGGTGTTTCAAGACATTTGGCAGCAAGAATGACTGGAAACGACATGAAAGCAAGCAGCACTATCACCTTGAGACATGGAAGTGCGACCTAGATCGCTGTCAAAAGAGGAGGTGGAATCGCCGCGAGACTTTCAAGCAGCATCTATCAAAAGATCACAACCTCTTTAATACCGAAGACCTGGAAAGGAAGCTAGAACAATGCCGCCATGGCACACATTGCGACCCCAACTTTTGGTGCGGATTCTGTGTCAAGTATATTGATGTTGATACTGCAGACGGCTATAGTCCTTGGGCGAAGAGATTTGATCATATTGACGACCACTTTTGCGGCAGGGATGGTATGGAACCAAAGAGCATCGAAGAATGGCGTCATTCGAATGCCGAGATCCCCCAACACACACAGGATGGTTCAAGCACTGGGGGTCTACCTGGGATTGTTCAAGGCTTTGGACCAAATACGAATGGTTCTCTTAAAAGAAAAGCAGACCTAATAAGTTTCGAGCCGCAACCGCTCGGGAAAAGGCAGAATAATAGCATAGGGATGTCAGAAATGTGGGACTGT TGCGGATGTTATATGTCCATGAATATCAGGACCTCACCAAGTTGTATTAATTGCAACCACGTTCGGTGTAGCTATTGCGGCCTTTCGCGACACTTCCCGAAAGATGAAGGCGATTTGCCTGACCATGACGAATTCAATGCGACGAGGGGTTTCAGTGGGCAGAGTCTCACCGTGCGGGCCACCTAA
- a CDS encoding cytochrome b5 (similar to Metarhizium robertsii ARSEF 23 XP_007819030.2), with the protein MAGKFEPKVPVQLNPPKDDPISVEELSKATGTDGGKCYVAIKGKVYDVTGNKAYQPGGSYHVFAGKDASRALGKTSTKPEDVQANWHDLEDKEKETLNDWITFFSKRYNVVGVVEGATNME; encoded by the exons ATGGCGGGCAAGTTCGAACCCAAGGTTCCCGTTCAGTTGAATCCGCCCAAGGATGACCCCATCTCTGTTGAGGAGCTGTCAAAAGCAACTG GAACTGACGGCGGAAAGTGCTACGTGGCCATCAAG GGAAAAGTCTACGATGTGACCGGTAACAAGGCTTACCAACCTGGTGGATCATATCACG TCTTTGCAGGAAAAGACGCATCAAGGGCTCTCGGGAAGACGTCTACCAAGCCGGAAGATGTCCAGGCAAACTGGCATGActtggaggacaaggagaaggagactCTGAATGACTGGATTacattcttctccaagcgCTACAACGTTGTAGGCGTCGTGGAAGGTGCTACAAACATGGAGTGA